CGTTACTAGCGGACCCTCCACAGCCGCTGAGTCCAGCCATTAGCCCGGCGATGAACAAACAAAGGTAGCGTCGATTTCGCATCGAAGCATCCTTTCCATTGCGTGTCAGATATTCTGGTCGAAGTTACCAATCGTTACCGGGCAGGTCGCCCATGTTAGGAGTGACGACGGCCCACCAGGAAGTGCCGGAGATGCTGGCATTGATGGTGCGGACGCTCCCATCGCCCAAGCCTGCCAACATGACACCGCCGCTATGAATCGCTTGGGTCATCATCGGATTGCAGAGAGGCGAGTTTTGGGGTATGGTCTGGAAGCGAGAGTTGGGGCCGACGACGCCGACGACCGAGGTGGCCGATGCGTAACCGGCTGTTCCCTGTTGATTGCCGTAAGCAAACTGCGGCTCATACACCACGTTCCAGGCGCCATGTGCCCACAAACTGGCAAAGGTCCCGGCGCTGATCTGGCACCGACGGAATCGCTCCGCGAAAAAGATGGTGTTGGAGGATCCGTCCTGAATGGTGTGGATTTTCAGGGAGCTGCGGTGATTCCGGTAGTCCGAGCTATCCCCACGATTGGGACTGCCGAAGACCTGGAAGTTGGCCGCATAGTTGCTGTAAGACCAATTGCCGATTTCATTGGGTGCTCCCCAACCCATCGGCCAGAGGCCGTCGTCCGAACCGGTCGAATCCGAAGGGCAGAGGTACAATTTGATCGGCGTGGCCGCGGGCGCTCGCGTCCCTCCGCTGTACGGTATCCAAGCGTAGGCATCCTGAATGCCAGGTAGATACGGGCCGACCGTAGAAGCGTCCCAGAGAGCGTTCTGTTCGATAAAGGGCAGGAGCAAGAAGAAGATGCTGCCCCGCGGGCGCTGGCTAGGATCGCCAGAAACATATTCCGAATACAAGTCCGGAAGCTTGCCATGGGCATCCTGATAATTATGGCAGGCCAGAGAGATTTGCTTGAGCTGATTGGAACAGGTCGTTCGGGCTGCTGCCTCGCGGACCTTTTGGACTGCCGGCAGCAATAGCCCGATCAAGATGGCGATGATCGCAATGACCACGAGCAGCTCGATGAGGGTGAACCCTATCCATCGGCTTCTGCGCACGGGAGAGGTTGCGAAACTCATGGTGCCTCCTCGGGGTGAAAATTAGGGCAAGGATCAAACCGAACGCCGAGAATACAGCCTCCGTGAGGGGATACCACCAGCATCTGATCGTTCTTTCTCCGAAAGTGGTGGTGTCGGGCGAGGAAATCGTAGACCATCGTACATGTGGGATCATGAAAGCGTGGTGAGTCAAGGATGAGAAAAAAGAACCCCTCCGTGGGGATGTACGGGCGCTGGTGGTGAAGGGTTTTCCGTTTGAAATGGTCCCAGGGGGGCGGAGTATCTGTCGAATCGGGGAGGTTTGAGAGTGTCTGTTGAGGCCGGAGTATTGTCGGTGCTCCGAGCGAGCCGTTGTTCAAGCGAGCACCTCCCGGACGACCTGGCCGTGGACATCGGTCAGGCGGAAGTCACGTCCCGCGTAACGGTAGGTGAGTTTTTCATGATCGAAACCCAACAGGTGGAGGATGGTGGCGTGGAGATCATGGACATGGACCGGTTTTTCAACGGCTTTGAAGCCGAACTCGTCGGTAGCACCAATCGCTTGCCCGCCTTTGACTCCGCCGCCGGCCAGCCAAACGGTGAAGCCCCAATGATTGTGGTCCCGACCATTGACCTTGCCCGCATTGGCACCCGGTTGGGGCAGTTCCACCGTGGGAGTTCGGCCGAATTCCCCGCCCCAGATGATCAGGGTTGATTCGAACAAGCCGAGGCGTTTGAGATCGCTGATCAGAGCGGCGATCGCTTTGTCCACCTGTTGAGCCAAGCGGCGGTGGTTGACTTCCAGGTCGTCGTGGTTGTCCCAGGGCTGGCCTTCCCCATGCCAGACTTGCACGAAGCGGACGCCGCGCTCGATGAGTCGGCGGGCCAGCAGCAGACTGCGGGCCTGTTCGCTGGTTCCATAGGCTTCCAGCACGTGCTTGGGTTCCCGGCTGATGTCGAACGCCTCCGCCGCTTCGGTCTGCATGCGGAAAGCCAACTCGAAGGCCTGAATGCGTGCCTCCAATTGCGGATCGTGGAGGCGCGAGGCCTGATGCTGCCGGTTGAGCTGTTGCAGCAATTCCAATTGCCGCCGCTGCTGATCGACCGGCAAGTGGGGATTGCGGATGGATTCAATCAACTTATCAATTTGCGTGTGGCGCGTGTTCAGGTAAGTGCCCTGATAGATGCCGGGGAGGAAGGCCGCTTGCCAGTTTTGGGACTCTTGGATGGGATAGCCGCCGGGGCACATCACGACAAACGCGGGGAGATTGAGGTTTTCCGTACCCAAGCCGTAGGTCACCCACGAGCCAAGGGAAGGGCGGGGAAGTCGCGCCTCGCCACAGTTCATGAGCATGAGGCTAGGTTCGTGGTTGGGGACATCGGCGTGCATGGAACGGATGACGCAAATATCGTCGATGTGCTGGGCGGTGTGGTGGAAAATTTCGCTGACTTCCAGGCCGGACTGCCCATACTTGCGAAACTTGAAAGGTGAAGGGAATGCCGCTCCGGTGCGCCGCTCGGTGCGCAGGTTGCCGGTCGGGAGGGGTTTGCCCGCGTATTTCTGGAGCATGGGTTTGGGGTCGAAGGTGTCCACGTGGCTCGGCCCGCCATTGGCAAAAATGTGAATGACATGCTTGGCCTTCGCGGGGAAGTGGGGCTTTTTCGGCGCCAAGGGATTGAGGGCAGCCTGAGCGGAGGGTGATAACAAGCCTGCTTGGTCCAATGCCGTGGCCAAGCCGATCAGTCCCATACCTACGCCGCAGCGGCTTAGCATTTCCCGGCGAGTCCAGAGCATCGGTTGGCGTGGAGTTGAGGCCATCGTTGTCATCCTTCCTTTCGGCAACACTCTCATGATTCACTGTATCAGCAAGACGGCATGATCACAATGTTCCCAGCGTGGTGGCAATTCTCCAGTCGCCATCTTCCGGTGCTCGAACCGCGATCTTGCCCGCGATCTCTGGTTCGCCTGCTGACAATTCCGGCCTTGGCTGCTCCTCACCGAGCAGAGTTAATCGACGAAGGCAAACTCATTGCTGATCAGCAGGGTTTGTGCCAGTTGAGCCAAGGGCGGGAAGTCGGGCGGGTTGGGCGCTTGCTGGAGATAGTCGAGGGCCAGGGTGGTTTCTTCCGCAGTGGGGTATCGAGCGAGAAGGAGGCGGTAGAGGGCCGCAATTTGATCGCGCGGTGTCGGAGCAAGGCGGACAGTGTAATGCTGGGCGGCCGCTTTGGCGTTGTGGAGCACCCACGGAGCATTGAGTAGGAACAAGGCCTGTTGGGGTACGGTCGTTTCATAGCGGAGCGGGGCATGCTGATCGGGACTGGCCACGTCGAAGGCCCGGAAAAGGGTGGCGAAGTCCGAGCGATCCATGAATGCGTAGATCGTCCGGCGGTTGCTGGTCGGTTGAGCGAGAATGTTGATGGGACGGCCATAGAGGGTACGGTCCAATCGGTCGGTGGCGGCCAGCATAGCGTCGCGAAGGGCCTCGAAATCCAGCCGGCGCCGATTCTGCCGAGCCAAGTAGAGATTATCCGGGTCGCGCTGGATCACTGTCGGGTCCGCTTGGGAGGACTGCTGGTAGGTCGCGGAAAGCATGATGCGGCGGATCAACCGCTTGATACTCCACTGATCACGCACAAATTGCACGGCCAAGTAATCCAGCAGTTCCGGATGGGTGGGAGGTTCGCTCCGCAGGCCGAAGTCACTGGGGGTGCGGACTAGCCCTTTGCCAAACAAATGCATCCAGACGCGATTGACCATGACCCGGCTGGTCAGTGGATTGTTGGGATGGGCAATGGCCTGCGCCAATTCCAGACGTCCGCTTCCGTGGCGGAAGGGACCGGCGTTCGGCGCAATCAGGCGGGGAGCTTGCCTGGGGACGCGGGGGCCGCGGTTGTTGGGATTGCCCCGCAGGAAGATCACCGGTTCGGTTGGCGCAGGATTGTCCCGCAGCACATGAGCGCGGGGTGGAGCATGGGGATTGCTGGCGCGGAAGGCATCGATCTTCTGCCGCAGGCGGGCCAGAGCCTCACGGTCCGCACGATTCTGAATCTTGTCGAAATCGGCGAGGGGGATGTCCACAGGGCCGCCGGCTTCTTTCCAGCGGCGTAGAGTCTGCTGTTCCGCCGTCGGTTGGGTGGCAGTAGCGGCCTCGGTCCACAGGCGGGCCAGGGCCGTCCAAACTTCTGCGGGCCGTTGGGGGGAGGCCTTTTCCAAAGCAGTGCGCAGGACAGGTGGCACCGGAGCAACGGTGTCTGCCGGCCCTTTAGCGGGTTCGGTTCGCAATCGCTTGGCGAGTTGCTCGGCAAAATCCTTCTCCGGCAGGCTGGCGAGCTGTCCTGCGGCTTGGAACGTGGCGGCGAGCAAGGAGTCCTGCCGCTTCTGTTCTGCCAACAGGAATTGACGCCAGCGTTCCAAAACGAAGGCGGACAAGTCGCGATCCCGTGCCAGATTGCGGAGTTGTTCGCCATTGAGGCGTCGGCTTTCCCAAACCGCCTGCAAGTACCGGGCCAGCACATCGGGTTGTTGCAGCTTTTGCAATTGCTGTTGATGCCGGCGGCTGACCTCCGCCTGGTAATCCTTCTCGCGTTTCGCCAATTCGTTCTCAAAAGCGATCACCTCGGGAGTGCGGCGAACTTCTTCAATCAGCGGCAGGTCCTTCGGCTCATGGGTGCTGGCAAAGACGCCATAGAGACCGTAATAATCCGCCATGGTGATTGGGTCGTATTTGTGGTCATGGCAGCGGGCGCAGTTGACCGTCAGCCCCATAGTGGTCCGGCAGAGAACATCGATGCGATCGTCGATGATGTCGTGGATGTTGTTGAGGAAGCGCCGTCCCAGGGTGAGGAAACCCAAAGCGGCCAAGGGACGTTTATCCTGACCCAGATCGAGTTGATCGGCTGCAATCTGCTCGATGAGGAAACGATCGTACGGCTTATCTTCGTTGAAGGAGCGAATGACGTAGTCACGGTAAGTGTAAGCGAAGGGGTAGTTACGGTCTTCGGTGAAGACGTATCCTTTGGTGTCGGCGTAGCGGGCCAGGTCTAGCCAGTAGCGTGCCCAGCGTTCGCCGAAATGGGGGGAGGCTAGCAAACGATCGATCAGTTTTTCCCAGGCTTGGGGGTCGGGGTCTCGCTCGAAGGCTTCGATTTCCTCCGCGGTGGGGGGCAGGCCGATCAGGTCAAAGTACGCGCGGCGGATCAGGGTGCGCCGGTCCGCCGGAGGAGCTAGGGACCAACCTAACGGTTGCAAGCGCGCCGCCACGAAGCGGTCGATGTCCGTCCGCAGCCGCCCTTGGGGATCGGGCGGATTGGGCACGGGCGGTTCCTGAACCGGGCGAAAAGCCCAATGTTGACGTGGGTCTCCCGTGGTGGACTCAGTTCTGTCCGGCGGCAACGCGGCCCCGTCTTGAACCCATTGGGTCAAAGCGGCAACTGCTGTTGGGGGTAAAGCCTGCTTCGGAGGCATCGGCGAGTCGGTCTCGCGCCGGACCGCACGGAGCAGCAGACTTTTTTCGGGCTGCCCCGGAATAATCACGGGACCGCTATCGCCCCCTGCACGAAGCCCCGCGGTAGTGTCCAAGCGCAAGCCAGCATTTTGCTTCTTGGGACCGTGGCAACTGTAGCAGTGTTCCGCCAACACGGGGCGGACATGTTTCTCGAAAAACTCGATCTGGGCGGCTTGCCGGGTGCGGTCGCGATCGGCCGCATTGTTCTCAGGACGAGGGGTGCCGGGAGCAGGGGTGGTCGGCCTCTTCCCCGCCGGCGATTGGAAGGATGATTGTGGGAGTGCCTTCTCTGCTGGCTGCTGTCCAGGTAACGTCGGGGCAGACTGGTCTCCGGCGTATCCGACGACCGCGGCCACCAGGAACACTGGAACAAGCGCGGTAGCGGTGCCGATCCCCATTCCAGCGCTCAAGGACTGCGGAAAACGCAAGGCAGGCATAACACCTCTCGGTCGCGTCATCAGGTTGTGGGAATTTCAGTTGTTCCAAAGGTGGAAACGATCTCCGGCGGGAGGAAAACTTATCGGGAGGTCTTTCCCGGATGGCAACTGCGGCAACCACAGAGGACACAATTATGGCTACCGCTAAAGCGGCATGACTCTTTCGGAATGTCGTCCCTATTTTACTCGACTCGGGAGAGAAAGGCCAAGGAAAAGTCGGGAATTGCAAGGGTCGAATGGAAGGAAGATTGGGATGTATGGTTTGACAGTGGGATGTCATGGAAATCCTGGGAAGAAATGCCGGGTGGCGAGAGAGGTTAGAGGCATGAGTTGGCAATAAGAGTCAGGGGGGTGGCGGCGGGATCGTACTCAAAAACAACAGGCGAGCAACATCGGTCGAAACGAGGGGTAAAACTGTCCATCCCCAAAGGAAGTTTTGGTGGTTCCGAGTAGTAAGTGGGGAGGGCGATAGCGGCAGCGGCACCGGGGCTTTGTGAAAAATTTCACAACGGTGGGTTGCCGCCGGCTGCGGAGGTTCCGACAATACGCATCGTTCCACACGACGACAGAGATGCCGTGGGCATCAGGCGGCAGTAATGCCGGAGGAGCGTCGAGGCCGTTCAGCGCCATGGGGGCTGCTGGTGGCTGGCTCGGAGATGGTGTCGTTTACCCTCGCCGGGCTAGTGGTGGACTATTTATTCGGAACTTTGCCGGTGTTTACGGTGGGGCTGACACTGCTCGGAGTGCCGGCAGCGTTTTTTCTGCTGGTGCGGTTGAGTCGGGCTACACCGGGGCCGGATGCAGCGGGGCCGGAATCGCAAGGCGGCCGGGAGTCGCAGCGGGAGCCGAAGGCGTGAAAACCTTGCTCGTGCAGGTGGTCGGCTGGCCGCTGCTCGTCATCGGCCTACTGGCGAGCGGCGCCGCAGTTGGTGTTGACCCGCGTCATGCCTGGGCAGCAATTGTCTCGTTGGCTCTGATACTGCCGCCGGGTGTGGCGGCGGTGTGGCTGGTGCGACAATGGCGAGGCTCCCCGTTTGGGCGTGTGGCCGCGGTTGTGCTAGGCAGTGCCCTGCGGTTGCTCACTGGGTTTGGCGGCGGCCTGGTGGTTTTCCTCCTTCTCCGCCGACCGCTGGATTGGGACCCCCTCACCTTCTGGGGATGGCTTTTGGGGACATACCTGGTGGCGTTGACCGTCGAAACCGTGGTGCTCGCTCGAGATGTTGCCCAAGGCGCTGGAACAGCCCCGCCTTTTGGCCCTGATGCAGAGCAGGCGGTCCATAGGGTTGTTTGTGGGGTAGCAGGAACGGGACGCGAAATCGCGGCCAATGTCCCCCCAACGTCCCCGTGACATTGAGGCCCAACGATGGCCGATGCTAATCGAAAATTCAACCCCTTTGAACATGTCGCGGATAGCGACACCTTCCACATTTTCGAGACAGCCGGGATTGAAATTCACGGAGTGGCGTATGCTGGCATCCCGCTGAAATTCATCATCCTGATGACGGTCTGTGCCATCGTGGTGGCAGGGATGCTGATTTGGCTTGGCCGTAAGATGCGGACAGGAGAGCCGCCGACGGGCAAGTTGTGGAACCTTGTGGAAAGCCTGGTGTTTTTCGTGCGCGACAAGATTGCCCGGCCAGCTTTGGGAGAAAAGGAAGCGGATGACTACCTCCCCTATCTGACGACCCTCTTCCTGTTCATCTTCGCCATGAATCTCATCGGCATGGTGCCGTTTTTGGCTTCGCCGACCGCCTCGATCATGGTTACCGGTGCCTTGGCGTCAGTGAGCTTTGTCGTGATTCATGCCTCCGGCATCCGCGCCCATGGGGGACTGCTACCCTACCTGAAAACTTTCATTCCGCACATCCATCTGGAAGGCGGTCTAGCCCTCCAACTGTTTGCCGCAGTGCTGATTGTGGGGATGGCTGTCTTAGAGTACCTGACGGCGTTCATTCGCGTCTCAGTGCTGGCGATCCGGTTGTTAGCCAACATGCTGGCTGGGCATACGGTCTTGTATGTGATCCTCTTTTTCATCGCCCTAGTCGATCACCCGCAATACAAGATTCCGATTGCGCAGGAATGGATGTTCTGGGTGGTGGCCCCATTCAGTGTCGCCCTGGTGACAGCGTTGAGTTTGCTGGAGTTATTCATCGCGGGCCTCCAGGCATTCATCTTTACGTTTTTGACAGCGGTGTTTATCGGCTTAGCGAAACATCCGCCCCACTGATTGAGGAGAGCAACAACCCGGCGGCGACGGGTAGCCGACCGGACGCATGATTGCCACAATAGGACAATCCAACATCCTTTGGGAGGTAATGGACCATGCGAGTTGTCACGGTACTGGTGCTGGCCCTGCTGGGAGTCTTGAGCACGGCAGCGCCGCTGTTCGCCCAAGGCACGACGACGAATTATCCCGGCTTAGGGGCTGGCATCGGGATGGGGCTGGCTATTGTCGGGATCGGCATCGGGATCGGTCTCGTGGGTTACGCGGCCCTCAGCGGCATTGCCCGCCAGCCGGAACAGGCGGGGGCCATTCAGGGAGCTATGTTCATCCTGGCCGGTCTTGTCGAAGGAGCAGGAATTATCGCATTGGTGCTGTGCCTGTTGCTGCCGCTCATCGTGTGATGCGAGGCACCAGCGCTGGGTGTGAGACACCAGTTGGGGCTGGAAGGAAAAATTCCCTTATCGAAACCCCGGCGGCTGTCGGGCAGATGAGGTGCGAACCCCAACAACCCAATACGGCCGATCACACAGGCACGGGCTTACTCACTCACGGGAATGTTCCTATGCGATCGCTCATGATTGCGCTTTTAGCCGGGATCATTGGACTGAGTGATATTCATCGGGTTTTTGCCGATGAAGCACCCGGTCGGCCGAGTCCCCCGGCTCATGCGGCGCCCACCGAGGTTACGGCTCAGCAGGGGAGTCACACGGCAACGGCGGGGCATCAAGGACATCACCAAGAAGACAAGCTCGGCTTTCTCGGACTGAAGCGTTACGATCTGGGTATCTACACGCTGGTGGTCTTCGGTTTATTGGTGCTGATCGTCAGCAAATATGCCTGGCCGCACATTCGCGAAGGTCTGGAGAAGCGCGAGGCGAACATTCGGGCTGCCTTGATGGAGGCGCAAAAGGAGCGTGACGAAGCCAGGACGCTGTTGGCTCAAGCCCGGAAACAGTTGGATGACGCAGCGATGCAGGTCCGGGCGATGCTGGAGGAAGCCCGCCGGGATGCGGAGGCCCTACGAGCCGCCGAACGGGAAGCCGGAGCGCGGGAGGCCGCCGCGGAACGAGAGCGAGCCAGGCGGGAAATTGCGGCTGCGCGAGACGCAGCCCTGGCGGAAATCTACGACCGGGCCGTAGAACTGGCCGCTCTGCTCTCCTCCAAAACCCTGGCTCGCAGCATCACACCGGAGGACCACCGCCGCTTGTTGGACGAAGCCGTCGCCGAATTGCAGCAAACCAATCCGACAGCGGCCTGAAAATGCCAGTGTGTCCCACGAGGACTTGGGTGCTCCGATGTGCCTCGGCGATGTCGGAACGGGAATGCTCCGCGATGGACCCGCGAGGGGTACGACAGATCAGGAGTCCGTTTAAGAGCGAGGGGAGCTGAACATCGTGACGCCAGCCGACGGGGTGCAAGTGCTGTTCCCTCCGGACGTGCCTGCCGAACAGCAGGAGCGCTTGCAACGTTATTATCTGAGCAGTCTGCGCGGTGTAGAGGGTGGGCCGTGGGGCCGGCTGCCACGGATCTACGCAGAGGCTTTGCTGGCCGCAGCGGATGCCCAGCAAGTCGCCGCCGCGGTGGCTGACGATCTGGATACCCTCGTCCAGGACGTATTTGCCCAGGTCGAGGGGTTGGAGGCGTTCTGGGCCAGTCCCGCGGTGAGCCGCCGCCGCAAGGAGGAATTGATCCTGCAATTGTTTGAAGGGAAAGCGGAACCGCTCTTTGTGGATTTCCTGCGCCTGCTCAATCGCAAGGACCGCCTTAGCCTTCTTCGGCCTGCGGCGCTAGCCTACCGGACCCTGCTGGAGGATCGGGCCGGCCGCCGACGCGTGATTGTGGACAGTGCGGCTCCCTTGGATCAAACCAGTGCCCAAGCCCTCGCCGGGGCCATACAGCGCTGGACGGGGGGAACGCCGGTCCTCATCGTGCGTATTCGCCCGGAGCTGATCGGCGGCGTCATTGTCCGTGTCGGCGACCGGGTCTTCGATACCTCCCTCCGAACACGACTCCAAACCCTACGCCATCAACTACTCACGCGAGGAAGCCATGAGATTCAAAACCGACGAGATCGCTTCTGTTCTGCGTGAAGAACTTGCCCAGTTCCGCACGCAAGTGGATACCCGCACAACCGGCCGGGTCCTGGAAGTCGGCGACGGAATTGCCCGTTGCTACGGCCTGTCCGAAGTGATGGCCGGCGAACTGATCGACTTCCCCGAAGCGGGAGTCAAAGGCCTGGCTTTCAACCTGGAAGAAACTTCGGTCGCCGTCATCATCCTGGGCGATTACCTCAAGGTGCGCGAAGGGATGGAAGTCCGCACCACCGGCGAGCTGTTGTCCGTGCCTGTCGGTCCCGCACTCATTGGCCGGGTCGTGGACCCGCTCGGCAATCCCCTCGACGGCAAGGGGCCAATCCTGGCGACCCGGCGCCGCCCGGTCGAGTCCCCAGCGCCCGGAGTGGTCGAACGCCAGCCGGTGAAAACCCCCCTCCAGACCGGCATCAAAGCGATCGATGCCATGACTCCGATCGGCCGCGGCCAGCGCGAACTGATCATCGGCGATCGCAAGACTGGCAAGACCGCCATTGCCATCGACACCATCATCAACCAGAAGGAAGAGAACGTCATTTGCATTTACGTGGCCTGCGGACAGATGGAATCCAAGACGGCGGCGGTCGTGGAAAAACTGCGGGAGCACGGGGCGATGGACTACACGATTGTTGTTGTCGCCTCGTCCTCCGATGCCGCCCCCTTGCAGTACATCGCCCCCTACGCGGGCTGTGCGATGGCCGAATACTTCATGTACGAAGAAGGGCGAGACACCCTCTGTGTGTATGATGATCTGTCCAAACAGGCGGCTGCCTACCGGCAACTCTCCCTGCTCGTGCGGCGGCCGCCCGGACGGGAGGCCTACCCCGGTGACATTTTCTACTGCCACTCCCGCTTGCTCGAACGAGCCGCCAAACTCGCGGAAAAATACGTCATCGTCCCAAAAGATGCCGATGAAAGCCAAGTGCGGGCGGATTGGGGGGTCAACAAGCGGAGTAACCCCACGGAGCGGCGCGGACCGGGGGATGAGGGCATGGTTTACACCGGTCCTGGCGAATTCGCTGGTCTGCGGCAAGCCCAGCGAGACCTGCAACACTTCCCCGATTGCAAAATCGCACGTGTCATCGGCAGCGGCGGCTCCCTGACCGCGCTCCCCATCATTGAAACCCTGGAAGGCGAAGTGTCGGCCTACATTCCCACCAATGTCATCTCGATCACCGATGGACAGATTTACCTGCAACCCGACCTGAAAAATGCTGGTGTGCTCCCGGCTGTGGACGTTGGTATTTCCGTGTCGCGCGTCGGAGGCAACGCCCAAATCAAGGCGATGAAACACAAGCTGGTCGCCGGCGGCCTCAAGCTGGCTTTGGCTCAGTTCCGCGAACTCGAAGCCTTCGCCCAGCTCGGCACAGAACTGGACAAAGTCACGCAAGCCCAGTTGGAACGCGGCTACCGGATGGTGGAAATCCTCAAGCAACCGCAGTACAAACCCATGCACGTCGTGGACCAAGTCATGATCATCTACGCCGGCAACAGCGGTGCTTTGGACAAAATCGAGCGTAGCAAAGTCAAAGCCTGGGAGGAACAATTCCTCACCTTCATGCGCGAACAGAAACCGGAAGTCCGCCAGTTGCTCATGAAGGAAAAAGACCTGACCCCGGAGATCATTGACAAACTCAATGCGGCCATTGCCGAGTTCCAGCCCCAGTTCAAAGCGTAACGCGAGCGAACCTGGGACAACTGACTGTTCAAACTGTGTCAAAGGAACGACAGCGCAAGTGAGAACGACCGCGACGGATGGGAACGACTCTCAGTCAGACGCCCTGGAACGCGGACAATACCACACCGGAGTGACGCACTGCTATGGCTAACTTGCGAGCTTTGGTCAAACGCCGCAAGGCCGTCCGCAACATTCGCAAGATCACGCGGACGATGGAGCTGATCGCCACGACCCGGTTTCAGCGTGCTTTGAAGCGGGCGATGGAGGCAGACGCCTACACCCGCAAAATCGCCGAGATCACAGCCGATCTGAGCCGCAACGTAGCCGGGGATGTCTCCCATCCCTTGCTAGTAAGCCGGCCGGTTCGCAAGGGGCTGCTCCTGGTTATCACCGCTAACCGGGGACTCTGTGGCGGCTACAACGCAGCCATCTTGCGGGAAGCGATGACGGCCATCCAGCGCTACCAGCAACAACAGACTCCCTTTGAGCTGGAAGTGGCTGGCAAGCGCGGCATCACCTTTTTCCGCTTCCAGCGGCTGGAACGGAGCCAGGAGTACACCCACTTCGAGGATCGTCCGGCGTTCGCGGAAGTGGAAGTGTTGGCTCGCCGCTACATCGAGCTGTACACCTCCGGGGCGGTGGATGAAGTGAAGGTGGCCTACATGAAGTTCCTCAATCCCGCTCGGCAGGAGGCGGTGGTGGAAACTTTACTGCCGCTTGGATCGCTAGCGGTGGAAACCCGCCGTGGAGGAAGTGCTCCAGCAGCCGCCGCGACCGCCCCCACGAGTGCCCGCATCAACTACGAGTTTCTCCCGGATGCCCAGGAAATCCTCGCCGAGCTTGTTCCCGCGGCTTGCAAGGTGCGCCTGTTCAAGTGCTTCCTTGATGCGGCTGTCAGCGAACAGATCGCTCGGCGCATCGCCATGAAAGCCGCTACCGAAAATGCGGGGGAATTGATCAAGGAAATCACCCGCTTGTATAACCGCACTCGCCAAGCGAACATCACCCGGGAAATCACCGAGTTGATTACCAGTGCGGAAGCCTTGAAATAACCGCTGGTGCGGCTCTCGGTTCGGCGCTTCTGGAGATGGCGGACGCCCCCAGATTCGACGGAGATCGGCGGTTCAACCCGAAGGTAAGTTTTCCCTCAACGATTTTGCTAAACCTAGCGAGGCTGAGTATTATGGTTTCCACCGTTCAGAATGTTGGGACGATTGTGCAGGTCATTGGTTCCACTTTCGATGTGGAGTTCGAGGAAGGCCATTTACCTGCGATTTACAATGCGGTGCGCATCGACGCCACAACACCATCCGGCCTTTCCATCCATTTGACCGGCGAGGTGCAACAGCACTTGGGCGGGAGCCGGGTGCGTTGCGTAGCCTTGGGCAGCACAGACGGCCTCATCCGCGGTATGAAAGCCGTG
This genomic interval from Thermogemmata fonticola contains the following:
- the atpG gene encoding ATP synthase F1 subunit gamma, with protein sequence MANLRALVKRRKAVRNIRKITRTMELIATTRFQRALKRAMEADAYTRKIAEITADLSRNVAGDVSHPLLVSRPVRKGLLLVITANRGLCGGYNAAILREAMTAIQRYQQQQTPFELEVAGKRGITFFRFQRLERSQEYTHFEDRPAFAEVEVLARRYIELYTSGAVDEVKVAYMKFLNPARQEAVVETLLPLGSLAVETRRGGSAPAAAATAPTSARINYEFLPDAQEILAELVPAACKVRLFKCFLDAAVSEQIARRIAMKAATENAGELIKEITRLYNRTRQANITREITELITSAEALK
- the atpH gene encoding ATP synthase F1 subunit delta gives rise to the protein MTPADGVQVLFPPDVPAEQQERLQRYYLSSLRGVEGGPWGRLPRIYAEALLAAADAQQVAAAVADDLDTLVQDVFAQVEGLEAFWASPAVSRRRKEELILQLFEGKAEPLFVDFLRLLNRKDRLSLLRPAALAYRTLLEDRAGRRRVIVDSAAPLDQTSAQALAGAIQRWTGGTPVLIVRIRPELIGGVIVRVGDRVFDTSLRTRLQTLRHQLLTRGSHEIQNRRDRFCSA
- a CDS encoding F0F1 ATP synthase subunit B family protein, producing the protein MRSLMIALLAGIIGLSDIHRVFADEAPGRPSPPAHAAPTEVTAQQGSHTATAGHQGHHQEDKLGFLGLKRYDLGIYTLVVFGLLVLIVSKYAWPHIREGLEKREANIRAALMEAQKERDEARTLLAQARKQLDDAAMQVRAMLEEARRDAEALRAAEREAGAREAAAERERARREIAAARDAALAEIYDRAVELAALLSSKTLARSITPEDHRRLLDEAVAELQQTNPTAA
- the atpA gene encoding F0F1 ATP synthase subunit alpha, yielding MRFKTDEIASVLREELAQFRTQVDTRTTGRVLEVGDGIARCYGLSEVMAGELIDFPEAGVKGLAFNLEETSVAVIILGDYLKVREGMEVRTTGELLSVPVGPALIGRVVDPLGNPLDGKGPILATRRRPVESPAPGVVERQPVKTPLQTGIKAIDAMTPIGRGQRELIIGDRKTGKTAIAIDTIINQKEENVICIYVACGQMESKTAAVVEKLREHGAMDYTIVVVASSSDAAPLQYIAPYAGCAMAEYFMYEEGRDTLCVYDDLSKQAAAYRQLSLLVRRPPGREAYPGDIFYCHSRLLERAAKLAEKYVIVPKDADESQVRADWGVNKRSNPTERRGPGDEGMVYTGPGEFAGLRQAQRDLQHFPDCKIARVIGSGGSLTALPIIETLEGEVSAYIPTNVISITDGQIYLQPDLKNAGVLPAVDVGISVSRVGGNAQIKAMKHKLVAGGLKLALAQFRELEAFAQLGTELDKVTQAQLERGYRMVEILKQPQYKPMHVVDQVMIIYAGNSGALDKIERSKVKAWEEQFLTFMREQKPEVRQLLMKEKDLTPEIIDKLNAAIAEFQPQFKA